The DNA region AGACGTACTAAATAATCTTGCTAATTAGAGTCAAATATGACTAACAGTAGTTGAAAGTAAAGATTAAAATTAGAGAGATTATTTAAAAGGAGGTACAACAATGTCACGAAGTCTAAAAAAAGGACCATTTGTTGATAAACATTTGCAAAAAAAAGTTGAAGCATTAAATGCAATAAATAAAAAAGAAGTTGTTAAGACTTGATCAAGAAGAAGCGTTATTTTCCCTGAATTTATTGGTCATACATTTGCCGTACATAACGGGAAAGAACATATTCCCGTTTATGTTACTGAAGATATGGTTGGTCATAAATTAGGAGAATTCTCACCAACGAGAAAATTTGGTGGCCATGGCGATGATAAGAAAAAGAAAAAATAATTAAATTCAGAAAGTGAGTATTATATAAATGGATGTAAGAGCAAACTTAAGAAGTATTCGAATATCGCCACGAAAAGTTAGATTGGTTGCCGATTTAATTCGTAACAAAAAAGTGGGAGACGCAATAGTTATTCTTAACAACACAAACAAAAAATCATCAGTACCAGTTCAAAAATTAGTAAAGTCAGCAGTAGCAAATGCTGTTAACAATAATGGGTTGGATGCTGATCGCTTATTTATTAAAGAAATCTTCGTTAACGAAGGACCAACATTAAAACGATTCCGTCCTCGTGCCCACGGACGAGCATATGAAATTTTAAAGAGAACAAGTCACATCACAGTTACTGTTAGTGATGGGCAGCAATAAGAAAGGAAGATAACAAGATATGGGTCAAAAAGTTAGTCCAACTGGATTACGTGTTG from Spiroplasma sp. NBRC 100390 includes:
- the rpsS gene encoding 30S ribosomal protein S19 is translated as MSRSLKKGPFVDKHLQKKVEALNAINKKEVVKTWSRRSVIFPEFIGHTFAVHNGKEHIPVYVTEDMVGHKLGEFSPTRKFGGHGDDKKKKK
- the rplV gene encoding 50S ribosomal protein L22; its protein translation is MDVRANLRSIRISPRKVRLVADLIRNKKVGDAIVILNNTNKKSSVPVQKLVKSAVANAVNNNGLDADRLFIKEIFVNEGPTLKRFRPRAHGRAYEILKRTSHITVTVSDGQQ